A genomic segment from Streptomyces sp. NBC_00459 encodes:
- a CDS encoding DUF3152 domain-containing protein, with protein MGRHSRRGRTGGSAGTGDKANIPVVPQGKQPQQGRSQGQQGQGAPRFTVPEGTPAHGFPRLPEGTPVHGFPRVRGGGHPEQRETGGGWGEFGGRAGVGPAIPRQRPAPPNASGPRQAYVDAFDGAGLPGTAVEDVGRFAPRARTPHPAGPADTYAPPAEVAVKGKGGKGRAFTGVAAAAVTTVLAVVVAGQVTNGQDDEGGVRTQTAIGSGQDVQGSGDSAARSDGLPAASDAPAAVTTLTYDQKMAKTYALGAALKGSGKFDAIRGFARAPGAGQKYRYRVDVEQGLGLDGELFAQAVQKTLNDDRSWAHNGGRTFERISSGKPDFVITLASPGTTAFWCAKSGLDTTEDNVSCNSTATDRVMINAYRWAQGSETYGDKKIYAYRQMLINHEVGHRLGNGHVTCDKDGELAPVMQQQTKFLDHDGIHCRANPWPYPGS; from the coding sequence GTGGGACGTCACAGCCGCCGCGGACGAACCGGCGGCAGCGCCGGTACGGGCGACAAGGCGAACATCCCTGTGGTGCCACAGGGGAAGCAACCTCAACAGGGCCGGAGCCAGGGACAACAGGGGCAGGGCGCGCCCCGTTTCACCGTTCCTGAGGGCACGCCCGCTCATGGGTTCCCGCGTCTCCCGGAGGGCACCCCCGTTCATGGTTTTCCCCGTGTACGGGGAGGCGGGCACCCCGAGCAGCGTGAAACCGGCGGTGGCTGGGGCGAGTTCGGCGGGCGGGCCGGAGTCGGTCCGGCCATACCGCGTCAGCGTCCCGCGCCTCCGAACGCTTCCGGGCCCCGGCAGGCGTATGTCGATGCCTTCGACGGAGCCGGTCTGCCCGGCACCGCCGTCGAGGACGTCGGCCGCTTCGCGCCCCGCGCCCGGACACCGCATCCCGCCGGCCCGGCGGACACGTACGCCCCGCCCGCCGAGGTGGCGGTCAAGGGCAAGGGCGGCAAGGGGCGGGCGTTCACCGGGGTCGCGGCTGCCGCCGTCACCACCGTGCTGGCGGTCGTCGTGGCCGGGCAGGTCACCAACGGTCAGGACGACGAAGGCGGTGTGCGGACGCAGACCGCGATCGGCTCGGGCCAGGACGTCCAGGGCTCCGGGGACTCCGCGGCGCGCAGTGACGGCCTCCCCGCCGCGTCCGACGCGCCGGCCGCGGTCACGACACTGACGTACGACCAGAAGATGGCCAAGACGTACGCGCTCGGGGCGGCCCTCAAGGGCTCGGGCAAGTTCGACGCGATCCGTGGATTCGCCAGGGCGCCGGGCGCGGGGCAGAAGTACAGGTACCGCGTGGACGTCGAGCAGGGGCTCGGGCTCGACGGGGAGCTGTTCGCGCAGGCGGTGCAGAAGACGCTGAACGACGACCGCAGTTGGGCCCACAACGGTGGTCGCACGTTCGAGCGGATCTCCTCCGGTAAGCCCGACTTCGTCATCACGCTCGCGAGCCCCGGCACCACCGCCTTCTGGTGCGCCAAGTCCGGACTCGACACCACCGAGGACAACGTGTCCTGCAACTCGACCGCCACCGACCGCGTGATGATCAACGCCTATCGATGGGCGCAGGGGTCCGAGACCTACGGCGACAAGAAGATCTACGCGTACCGGCAGATGCTGATCAACCACGAGGTCGGCCACCGGCTGGGCAATGGGCATGTGACCTGCGACAAGGACGGCGAGCTCGCCCCCGTGATGCAGCAGCAGACCAAGTTCCTCGACCACGACGGCATCCACTGCCGGGCCAACCCCTGGCCGTATCCGGGAAGTTGA
- a CDS encoding Ms4533A family Cys-rich leader peptide: MWSSHVVERAAIELALIGVTPLCVADILCR, encoded by the coding sequence ATGTGGTCTAGTCATGTTGTCGAGCGCGCCGCCATCGAGCTGGCGCTGATCGGCGTGACCCCACTCTGCGTGGCCGACATTCTCTGTCGCTGA
- a CDS encoding ABC transporter substrate-binding protein — protein MRQPSVRARRVAAVSVSLVLAAGAAACGPKDNDAKGAGSGDSKPQKGGTLTVLNRNPQEDFDPARLYTSGGGNVPSLVFRTLTTRNRESGAAGAKVVPDLATDTGRASENATVWTYTLKEGLKYEDGTAITSADIKYGIERSFAPELSGGAPYLRDWLIGAADYQGPYKDKGKGLDAIETPDARTIVFHLNKPEGEFPFLATQTQFTPVPKAKDTGTKYEEHPISSGPYKVVSNEGDGERIVLERNTYWSAATDAERKAYPDKIDVRSGLDSSVINQRLSASQGADAASVTTDTNLGPAELAKVSGDKELAARVGTGHFGYINYIAFNPKIKPFDNIKVREAISYAIDRTSVINAAGGSSLAEPATTYLPNQKSFGYTPYDHFPAGASGNPAKAKEVLKEAGYPNGLTVTLTHSNAKDFETSPEIATAVQDALKKAGITVKLDGLEDNDYSDTIHDVNKEPGFFLAHWGADWPSGGPFLAPIFDGRQIVKDGANFNTGFLDDKSVNAEIDAINKLTDLDAAAKRWGALDEKIGEQALTVPLFYPVYKRLYGKDVKNIVISDWTGVLDISQVAVK, from the coding sequence ATGCGCCAACCGTCCGTCAGAGCGCGCCGCGTGGCAGCGGTGTCCGTCAGCCTGGTTCTGGCCGCGGGCGCCGCCGCGTGCGGTCCGAAGGACAACGATGCCAAAGGCGCGGGAAGCGGTGACTCCAAGCCGCAGAAGGGCGGCACGCTCACCGTCCTCAACCGCAACCCGCAGGAGGACTTCGACCCCGCCCGGCTGTACACCTCCGGCGGTGGCAACGTCCCCTCGCTGGTCTTCCGCACGCTCACCACGCGCAACCGCGAGAGCGGGGCGGCGGGCGCGAAGGTCGTCCCCGACCTGGCCACCGACACCGGGCGCGCGAGCGAGAACGCGACCGTCTGGACGTACACCCTGAAGGAAGGGCTCAAGTACGAGGACGGTACGGCGATCACCAGCGCCGACATCAAGTACGGCATCGAGCGCTCCTTCGCCCCCGAACTCTCCGGCGGCGCGCCCTACCTGAGGGACTGGCTGATCGGCGCCGCCGACTACCAGGGGCCCTACAAGGACAAGGGCAAGGGCCTCGACGCGATCGAGACGCCGGACGCCCGCACGATCGTCTTCCACCTGAACAAGCCCGAGGGCGAGTTCCCCTTCCTGGCCACGCAGACGCAGTTCACGCCGGTCCCGAAGGCCAAGGACACCGGCACGAAGTACGAGGAGCACCCGATCTCGTCGGGTCCCTACAAGGTCGTCAGCAACGAGGGCGACGGTGAGCGGATCGTCCTGGAGCGCAACACCTACTGGTCGGCCGCCACGGACGCGGAGCGCAAGGCGTACCCGGACAAGATCGACGTACGGTCCGGGCTCGACTCCTCGGTGATCAACCAGCGGCTGTCGGCGTCCCAAGGGGCGGACGCCGCGTCCGTCACCACGGACACCAACCTCGGCCCGGCGGAGCTGGCCAAGGTCTCCGGCGACAAGGAACTGGCCGCGCGCGTCGGCACCGGGCACTTCGGATACATCAACTACATAGCGTTCAACCCGAAGATCAAGCCGTTCGACAACATCAAGGTGCGCGAGGCGATCTCGTACGCCATCGACCGTACGAGCGTCATCAACGCGGCCGGCGGCTCGTCGCTCGCCGAGCCGGCCACCACCTACCTGCCGAACCAGAAGTCCTTCGGGTACACGCCGTACGACCACTTCCCGGCAGGTGCCTCCGGGAACCCGGCCAAGGCCAAGGAGGTGCTGAAGGAAGCCGGCTACCCGAACGGGCTGACCGTCACCCTCACCCACTCCAACGCCAAGGACTTCGAGACCAGCCCGGAGATCGCGACCGCCGTCCAGGACGCGCTCAAGAAGGCCGGCATCACGGTGAAGCTGGACGGGCTGGAGGACAACGACTACTCCGACACCATCCACGACGTGAACAAGGAGCCCGGGTTCTTCCTCGCCCACTGGGGTGCCGACTGGCCCTCCGGCGGTCCGTTCCTCGCCCCGATCTTCGACGGCCGGCAGATCGTCAAGGACGGTGCGAACTTCAACACCGGCTTCCTCGACGACAAGTCGGTCAATGCCGAGATTGACGCGATCAACAAGTTGACCGATCTTGACGCCGCCGCCAAGAGGTGGGGCGCACTGGACGAGAAGATCGGCGAGCAGGCGCTGACCGTGCCGCTGTTCTACCCGGTCTACAAGCGGCTGTACGGCAAGGACGTCAAGAACATCGTGATCAGCGACTGGACGGGTGTCCTGGACATCTCCCAGGTCGCGGTGAAGTGA
- a CDS encoding ABC transporter permease yields MSEVLLASRAAGTGTTPVPAASGARQFWRRLRAQRAALVAASVVALLVLVALAAPLLTALAGQDPTTYHPALVDSARGGVPIGSFGGISADHWLGVEPQTGRDLFARLVYGARVSLGVALAATLVQVLIGVVVGIASALGGQWVDQLLSRLTDVIIALPLMIMSLALLAIVPGSFPRPVLVALVIGLIAWGGIAKIVRARTLTLKQLDHVAAARLSGWGSWRIARRELLPGLAAPVITYAALLVPSNITVEAALSFLGVGVKPPTPSWGQMITAADVWYQAAPQYLLLPAGALFVTVLALTVLGDGIRTALDPRAASRLRIGTGRRREAKAATVAPEEKADATTGKTGAGA; encoded by the coding sequence GTGAGCGAGGTCCTTCTCGCCTCCCGGGCCGCCGGGACGGGTACGACGCCCGTCCCGGCGGCCTCGGGGGCCCGTCAGTTCTGGCGGCGGCTGCGTGCGCAGCGCGCCGCCCTCGTCGCGGCTTCCGTCGTCGCGCTGCTCGTCCTGGTCGCGCTCGCCGCGCCGCTGCTCACCGCGCTCGCCGGCCAGGACCCGACCACCTACCACCCCGCCCTCGTCGACTCCGCGCGTGGAGGCGTGCCGATCGGTTCTTTCGGCGGGATCAGCGCTGACCACTGGCTCGGCGTCGAACCGCAGACGGGGCGCGATCTGTTCGCCCGGCTCGTCTACGGGGCCCGGGTCTCGCTGGGCGTCGCGCTCGCGGCGACCCTCGTCCAGGTGTTGATCGGCGTCGTGGTCGGCATCGCGTCCGCCCTCGGCGGTCAATGGGTTGATCAACTGTTGAGCCGTCTCACCGATGTCATCATCGCCCTGCCACTCATGATCATGTCGCTGGCCCTGCTGGCGATCGTGCCCGGCAGCTTCCCGCGACCCGTTCTCGTCGCCCTGGTCATCGGGCTGATCGCCTGGGGCGGGATCGCCAAGATCGTGCGCGCCCGGACGCTGACTCTCAAACAGCTCGACCATGTGGCCGCGGCCCGGCTCAGCGGCTGGGGCTCCTGGCGGATCGCCCGCCGGGAACTGCTTCCCGGCCTCGCCGCGCCCGTCATCACGTACGCCGCGCTCCTCGTCCCGTCGAACATCACGGTCGAGGCCGCCCTGTCCTTCCTCGGCGTCGGTGTGAAGCCGCCGACGCCCTCCTGGGGGCAGATGATCACCGCCGCCGACGTCTGGTACCAGGCGGCACCGCAGTACCTGCTGCTGCCCGCGGGCGCTCTCTTCGTGACCGTCCTCGCCCTCACCGTCCTCGGCGACGGCATCCGCACCGCCCTCGACCCGCGCGCGGCCTCCCGCCTGCGCATCGGGACGGGCCGCCGACGCGAGGCCAAGGCCGCGACGGTCGCGCCGGAGGAGAAAGCCGACGCCACGACCGGGAAGACGGGGGCCGGCGCATGA
- a CDS encoding ABC transporter permease, producing the protein MSGFGGFVARRVVGAIVTLFAISVIIYAVFYVAPGNVAQITCGPRCSPAQVHQVAEQLRLDDPLYLRYWHFLQGVFVGQDYSTGTSVEHCSAPCLGLSYQSDQQVTELILAKLPVTGSLALGAMVLWLLIGVGTGVLSAWRRGRPTERILTGLTLAGTATPVFVIGLILMIVVCGQLELLPFPQYVPFADDPEQWAWNLLLPWLSLALIESAKYARLTRASMLETLAEDHVRTFRAYGVGEPSIIGRHALRGAVAPLIALTATDFGSMFGGAVLTETLFGLPGLGQELVEAVKVVDLPVVVGMVLVTGFFVVIANAVADVLYAVADRRVVLV; encoded by the coding sequence ATCTCCGGTTTCGGCGGGTTCGTCGCCCGCCGCGTCGTCGGCGCGATCGTCACCCTCTTCGCCATCTCGGTGATCATCTACGCCGTCTTCTACGTCGCCCCCGGCAACGTCGCCCAGATCACCTGCGGCCCGCGCTGTTCCCCCGCCCAGGTGCACCAGGTCGCCGAGCAACTGCGCCTCGACGACCCGCTGTACCTGCGCTACTGGCACTTCCTGCAGGGCGTCTTCGTCGGCCAGGACTACTCGACCGGTACGTCCGTCGAGCACTGCTCGGCGCCCTGCCTCGGCCTGTCCTACCAGAGCGACCAGCAGGTCACCGAGCTGATCCTGGCGAAGCTGCCGGTCACCGGTTCGCTCGCGCTCGGCGCGATGGTGCTGTGGCTGCTCATCGGTGTCGGCACCGGAGTGCTCTCCGCCTGGCGGCGCGGCCGGCCCACCGAGCGCATCCTGACCGGCCTCACGCTGGCGGGCACGGCCACGCCCGTGTTCGTCATCGGACTGATCCTGATGATCGTGGTCTGCGGCCAGCTGGAGCTGCTGCCGTTCCCGCAGTACGTGCCCTTCGCCGACGATCCCGAGCAGTGGGCCTGGAACCTGCTGCTGCCCTGGCTGTCGCTGGCCCTCATCGAATCCGCCAAGTACGCCCGCCTGACCAGGGCGTCGATGCTGGAGACACTCGCCGAGGACCATGTACGCACCTTCCGCGCGTACGGCGTCGGGGAGCCGTCCATCATCGGGCGGCACGCGCTGCGCGGGGCGGTGGCGCCCCTGATCGCTCTGACCGCCACTGACTTCGGGTCGATGTTCGGCGGAGCGGTGCTCACCGAGACGCTCTTCGGGCTGCCCGGCCTCGGACAGGAACTCGTCGAGGCGGTCAAGGTCGTCGACCTGCCGGTGGTCGTCGGCATGGTCCTGGTCACCGGTTTCTTCGTGGTCATCGCCAACGCCGTCGCGGATGTGCTGTACGCGGTGGCCGACCGACGGGTGGTGCTCGTATGA
- a CDS encoding ABC transporter ATP-binding protein, with product MSLDKASIEAPVEIAGGRALVEVDDLTVAFGSLRAVDGLSFRLAKGAALGLVGESGSGKSTVASALLGLHRGTGAEVSGAIRVAGTDVQQASEAELRRLRGARAAMVFQDPLSSLDPYYAVGDQIAEVYRVHTKASRRAARARAVDVLDRVGIPDAVRRSRSRPHEFSGGMRQRALIAMALACEPDLLIADEPTTALDVTVQAQILDLLHMLRQETGMGLLLVTHDVGVAAESVDDVLVMRHGRAVEHGPVAAVLGAPAQAYTRELLAAVPRVDARRVPGDASGSDEVVLEAAGLRREFGRGKRAFVAVDDVSLTVRRGETLGIVGESGSGKTTLGRMLVGLLEPTDGEVRYEGRVRSGVGPAVQMVFQDPVSSLNPRRSVGESIADPLRARGDGDEGRVRARVGELLERVGLDPAHFGRYPHEFSGGQRQRVGIARALAAEPRVIVCDEPVSALDVTTQAQVVALLGELQRELGLALVFVAHDLAVVRQVSDRVAVMRRGRIVEAGPADEVYDNPRDPYTRRLLAAVPSLDPDVAARRRVARQELTPA from the coding sequence ATGAGCTTGGACAAGGCCTCAATCGAGGCTCCCGTGGAGATCGCCGGGGGCAGGGCTCTCGTGGAGGTCGACGACCTCACGGTCGCCTTCGGCTCCCTGCGGGCCGTGGACGGGCTGTCGTTCCGGCTCGCGAAGGGCGCCGCGCTCGGTCTGGTCGGCGAATCCGGGTCCGGCAAGTCCACTGTCGCGTCCGCCCTGCTGGGGCTGCACCGCGGTACGGGAGCGGAGGTCAGCGGTGCGATCCGGGTCGCCGGAACCGACGTACAGCAGGCGTCCGAGGCCGAACTGCGGCGGCTGCGCGGGGCGAGGGCGGCGATGGTCTTCCAGGACCCGCTCTCCTCCCTCGACCCGTACTACGCGGTCGGCGACCAGATCGCCGAGGTGTACCGCGTGCACACGAAGGCGTCCCGGCGCGCAGCACGCGCGCGTGCCGTCGACGTACTGGACCGGGTCGGAATTCCGGACGCGGTACGGCGGTCTCGGTCCCGGCCGCACGAGTTCAGCGGCGGGATGCGTCAGCGCGCGCTGATCGCCATGGCGCTCGCCTGCGAACCCGACCTCCTGATCGCGGACGAACCGACGACCGCGCTGGACGTGACCGTCCAGGCCCAGATCCTCGACCTGCTGCACATGCTGCGCCAGGAGACCGGCATGGGCCTGCTGCTCGTCACGCACGACGTGGGCGTCGCGGCGGAGAGCGTCGACGACGTGCTGGTGATGCGGCACGGTCGCGCGGTCGAGCACGGCCCGGTCGCCGCCGTACTCGGGGCGCCCGCACAGGCGTACACCCGCGAACTGCTGGCCGCGGTACCGCGGGTGGACGCGCGGCGGGTCCCCGGGGATGCCTCCGGCTCCGATGAGGTCGTCCTGGAGGCCGCCGGCCTGCGGCGCGAGTTCGGGCGCGGCAAGCGGGCGTTCGTGGCCGTGGACGATGTGTCGCTGACCGTGCGCAGGGGCGAGACCCTCGGGATCGTCGGCGAGAGCGGCAGCGGCAAGACGACCCTCGGGCGGATGCTGGTCGGGCTGCTGGAGCCGACGGACGGCGAGGTGCGTTACGAGGGGCGCGTGCGGTCCGGGGTCGGGCCGGCCGTGCAGATGGTGTTCCAGGATCCCGTCTCCTCCCTCAACCCCCGCCGCAGCGTGGGCGAGTCGATCGCCGATCCGCTGCGGGCGCGCGGCGACGGTGACGAGGGCCGCGTCCGGGCGCGTGTGGGGGAGCTGCTGGAGCGCGTGGGGCTCGACCCGGCTCACTTCGGCCGCTATCCGCACGAGTTCAGTGGTGGCCAACGCCAACGCGTGGGCATCGCACGGGCGCTGGCCGCCGAACCCCGCGTCATCGTCTGCGACGAGCCGGTCTCGGCGCTCGATGTCACGACCCAGGCCCAGGTGGTCGCGCTGCTCGGCGAGTTGCAGCGCGAACTCGGCCTCGCGCTGGTGTTCGTCGCTCACGATCTCGCCGTCGTGCGCCAGGTCAGTGACCGCGTCGCGGTGATGCGGCGGGGACGGATCGTCGAGGCGGGCCCCGCCGACGAGGTGTACGACAACCCGCGCGACCCGTACACCCGGCGGTTGCTGGCCGCCGTGCCCTCTCTCGACCCGGACGTGGCGGCCCGGCGCCGCGTTGCCCGACAGGAGTTGACCCCGGCGTGA
- a CDS encoding DUF3492 domain-containing protein, translating into MRIGLLTEGGYPYVSGDARLWCDRLVRGLGGHEFDIYALSRSERQEDEGWIELPPQVSRVRTAPLWTAEDDGVVYGRRARRRFEEAYGELAAALCGGPDAGNASDGPDPATAEADRFGSALYGLADLARDEGGLVGALRSEAAVRALERACRAPGAQGAAREARVPDLLAVAAHLERALRPLSLDWYEDDGLGSVDLCHAAAGGPAALPGLLAHHFSEVPLLVTEYGVPLRAHYLASGADDSAPAVRSLLAAFHGRLASEVYRRAALVTPGNTHTRRWQERCGADREKLRTVYPGMDASHFAEVGESPETADPDTLIWVGRIEPAKDLISLLHAFAEVRKEEPKTRLRIIGAATGAESEAYLGHCRALAAQLFPDEAEGIHAVGDNPVSFEEIGGPEAPTLAEAYAAGAVVVLSSVVEGFPISLVEAMFCGRATVSTDVGAVVEIIGGTGLVVPPRNPRALAEACVALLRDPARRERLGAAARARALELFTVEQNVEAFHGIYLEVVSRSPVHKVVLDHAGEPLPFAVPAEAHVAGRWTHADIRVVARGGPSWATGRASAPVQATAVPAGEGAR; encoded by the coding sequence GTGCGCATCGGACTGCTGACGGAGGGTGGCTATCCGTATGTGAGCGGTGACGCCAGACTCTGGTGCGACCGGCTCGTGCGCGGGCTCGGCGGGCACGAGTTCGACATCTACGCGCTCAGCCGCAGTGAGCGGCAGGAGGACGAGGGCTGGATCGAACTGCCGCCGCAGGTCAGCCGGGTCCGGACCGCCCCACTGTGGACGGCCGAGGATGACGGCGTGGTCTACGGCCGCCGCGCACGACGGCGATTCGAGGAGGCCTACGGCGAACTGGCCGCAGCCCTGTGCGGTGGGCCCGACGCGGGCAACGCGTCGGACGGACCGGACCCGGCCACCGCTGAGGCGGACCGTTTCGGCAGTGCGCTGTACGGGCTCGCCGACCTCGCCCGGGACGAGGGCGGCCTGGTGGGAGCGCTCCGCTCCGAGGCCGCGGTACGAGCACTGGAGCGCGCCTGTCGTGCGCCCGGCGCACAGGGGGCGGCGCGCGAGGCGCGCGTCCCGGACCTGCTCGCCGTCGCCGCGCACCTGGAACGCGCCCTGCGCCCCCTCTCGCTCGACTGGTACGAGGACGACGGGCTCGGCTCGGTCGACCTCTGCCATGCCGCGGCCGGCGGCCCGGCGGCGCTCCCCGGACTGCTCGCCCACCACTTCTCCGAAGTCCCCCTGCTGGTCACCGAGTACGGGGTCCCGCTGCGGGCGCACTACCTGGCCTCGGGCGCCGACGACAGCGCCCCGGCCGTACGGTCCCTGCTCGCGGCCTTCCACGGCCGGCTGGCCTCGGAGGTCTACCGGCGGGCCGCGCTCGTCACCCCCGGCAACACGCACACCCGCCGCTGGCAGGAGAGATGCGGGGCCGACCGGGAGAAGCTGCGGACCGTGTACCCCGGCATGGACGCGTCCCACTTCGCGGAGGTGGGCGAGTCCCCGGAGACCGCGGACCCCGACACGCTGATCTGGGTCGGCCGTATCGAGCCCGCCAAGGACCTGATCTCCCTTCTGCACGCCTTCGCGGAGGTCCGCAAGGAGGAACCGAAGACGCGCCTGCGCATCATCGGCGCGGCCACGGGAGCCGAGAGCGAGGCATATCTCGGTCACTGCCGGGCGCTCGCCGCGCAGCTCTTCCCCGACGAGGCCGAGGGCATTCACGCGGTCGGCGACAACCCCGTGTCGTTCGAGGAGATCGGCGGCCCGGAGGCACCGACGCTCGCGGAGGCGTACGCGGCCGGTGCGGTCGTCGTCCTGTCGAGCGTGGTCGAGGGCTTCCCGATCAGCCTGGTCGAGGCGATGTTCTGCGGCCGGGCGACCGTGTCGACGGACGTGGGAGCGGTGGTCGAGATCATCGGCGGTACGGGGCTCGTGGTGCCCCCGCGCAACCCGCGGGCGCTCGCGGAGGCGTGCGTGGCGCTGCTGCGCGACCCGGCGCGCCGCGAACGCCTGGGCGCCGCCGCCCGCGCCCGTGCCCTCGAACTGTTCACCGTCGAGCAGAACGTCGAGGCATTTCACGGCATTTACCTGGAGGTCGTCTCGCGTTCCCCCGTCCACAAGGTGGTCCTCGACCACGCCGGCGAACCGCTCCCGTTCGCCGTCCCGGCGGAGGCACACGTCGCCGGCCGCTGGACGCATGCCGACATACGCGTGGTGGCCCGGGGCGGGCCCAGCTGGGCGACAGGACGCGCTTCCGCACCGGTACAGGCGACCGCCGTACCCGCCGGGGAGGGAGCGCGATGA